The Eubacterium ventriosum genome includes the window ACACAAGGCCTTAAAACAAGCACTGTGCCACAGCTTATATTTATCTTCTTATATTCATTACATTCCTAAGAATTTCTTTACGATATCCTTCATTCCTGCTACTTCACATAAGTTGTTATGTCTGATTTCTGCATTTCTGATTTCTTCAATAGCATTAGGGACTTTTACATTTCCAATCTTAGATAATTCATCAACTAATTCAAAGTCACCCATTGAGTCATATTTTGGATCAATAGCATTCATTACGCTTCTTGTGAATTTGAATGGACTTGCTGTTGAAGCAATTACAGTTACATTGTCATCCTTTGTTTCTTTCTTGTATTTTTCATATACAGATGCTGCAACTGCTGTATGAGTATCCATAACATATCCTGTTTCTTCATAAATCTTCTTAATGATTGCTGCTGTTTCTTCTTCTGAAGCATAATTTCCATAGAAGTCAGCTAATTTAGCTTTCATTTCAGGTGTAATAGAATACTTTCCGTCTTTTGAAAGTTCTTCCATCATCTTCTTGTTAGCTTCCGCATCATCTCCTGCAATTCTATAAATCAATCTTTCAAGGTTACTTGAAATAAGAATATCCATTGATGGTGAGTTTGTAAGAATAAATTCTCTGTTCTTGTCGTATTCACCTGTTGTAAAGAAATCATATAATACTCTGTTTTCGTTTGATGCACAGATTAACTTATCAATTGGAAGTCCCATGTTCTTAGCATAATAAGCTGCTAAAATATTTCCAAAATTTCCTGTAGGAACTACAACATTAATCTTCTGGTCTTTGCTTACTTTTCCTTCTGCAAATAATTTTGCGTAAGCATATACATAATATGCCACCTGCGGAATAAGACGTCCAATGTTAATTGAGTTAGCTGATGAGAACTGAAATCCCTTTTCATCCATTTCTTTTGCAAGCTCTTTATCACCGAAAATAGCCTTAACCGCACTCTGTGCCTGGTCAAAGTTTCCTTCAATTGCAACAACGTATGTATTGTCACCCTTCTGTGTTACCATCTGTTTTTCCTGAATTGGACTAACACCACCGTTAGGATAGAAAACAATTATTCTTGTTCCCGGCACATCTGCAAAACCTGCCATAGCAGCTTTTCCTGTATCTCCTGATGTAGCTGTTAAAATTACTATTTCATTCTTTACACCATTCTTCTTAGCTGATGTTGTAAGAAGATGTGGTAAAATTGATAAAGCCATATCCTTGAAAGCAATAGTCTTGCCATGGAATAATTCAAGGAAATATGTTCCTTCAACTTCTGCCAAAGGTGCAATTTCTTCTGTATCAAATTTTGAATCATATGCATTGTTGATACAATTCTTTAATTCTTCTTCCGTAAAATCTGTGAAGTATAATTTCATAACTTCATATGCAACCTGCTGATATGTCATCTTAGATAATTCTTCAACTGTTACATCAAGTGCCGGTATTTCCAAAGGAACAAAAAGTCCGCCGTCATCTGCCAATCCCTTTAAGATTGCTTCTGATGCCTTTAAAGTTCCTTCTGTGCTTCTAGTACTCTTATAAAGTATTTCTTTCATCATTGTCTCCTTTTACATTCATTGCCACAAAATAGTTGCGTATTACTTAGCATTATTTATGTAATTAATTAATCCACCGTTTGAAATAATCTTCTGCATAAACTCAGGGAAAGCCTGTCCTTTGTACTCTGTTCCCTTAGTTTTGTTATAAATCATTCCACTGTCAAAATCAACTTCAACCTGGTCTCCTTCTTCGATACCCTTTGCTGCTTCAGGGCATTCAATAATAGGTAAACCAATGTTAATGGCATTACGATAAAAAATTCTTGCAAATGTTTCTGCAATAACACAACTTACTCCTGCTGCCTTAATAGCGATAGGTGCATGTTCTCTTGATGAACCACATCCAAAGTTCTTATCTGCCACAATAATATCTCCCTTAGATACTTTGTTAACAAATTCTTTATCTATATCTTCCATACAATGCTTTGCAAGCTCTGATGGATCCGGAACATTTAAATATCTTGCCGGAATGATAACGTCTGTATCTACGTTGCTTCCAAATTTAAAAACTCTTCCTTCTGCTTTCATAATATGAACCCAGCCTTTCTATAAAATATCTACTATAATCCAAGTTCTTCCGGACCCGAAATCTTTCCTGTAATTGCACTTGCTGCAGCAACAGCAGGGCTTGCAAGATAAACTTCAGATTCAGGATCACCCATACGTCCTACAAAGTTTCTGTTAGTTGTAGCAACTGCTCTTTCACCCTTTGCAAGAATACCCATATGACCACCAAGACAAGGTCCGCAAGTTGGTGTACTTACAGCACATCCTGCCTTGATAAATGTTGTCATAATGCCTTCTTCAATACACTGTAAATAAATAGCCTGTGTTGCAGGGAAAACAATACATCTTACTCCCTTGGCTACTTCTCTGCCTTCTAAAATCTTAGCGGCTGTTCTCATATCTTCAATTCTACCATTAGTACATGAACCGATAACAACCTGATCAATCTTCACATCGCCAACTTCATCAATTGTACGTGTATTTTCAGGAAGATGTGGAAATGCTACTGTTGGTCTTAATGTACTTAAGTCAATAGTATATTCTTCATCATATTCTGCATCTTCATCTGCTTCATATACTGTATATTCTTTTGTTGAATGTTCTTTCATATATTCAATAGTCAAATCATCAACAGGGAAAATACCATTCTTTCCACCTGCTTCAATAGCCATGTTAGTCATGGCAAATCTGTCATCCATTGAAAGGTACTTAATACCGTCTCCAACAAATTCCATTGAACGGTATAAAGCTCCGTCCACACCGATTAAACCGATAATGTGAAGGATAACGTCTTTTCCGCTAACCCACTTAGCAGGCTTTCCTGTCAAATTAAACTTAATAGCTGATGGTACTTTAAACCAAGCCTTTCCTGTTGCCATACCGGCAGCCATGTCTGTACTACCTACACCTGTTGAAAATGCACCAAGTGCACCATATGTACATGTATGTGAATCTGCACCAATAACAACGTCACCAGCAACAACCAGACCTTTCTCAGGTAGTAAAGCATGTTCAATACCTACCCTTCCTGTTTCAAAATAATTAGTAATCTGATTTTCTTCTGCAAAATCTTTAACACACTTGTAAAGTTCTGCTGACTTGATGTCTTTATTTGGTGTAAAGTGGTCAGGTACTAATGCAATCTTATCTTTGCAAAAAACACAATCCACATTCATTTTTTTCATTTCACCAATAGCAACTGGAGCTGTAACGTCATTTCCAAGTACTAAATCTAAGTTAGCTTCAATTAACTGACCGGCTTTAACTTCATCAAGACCTGCATGTTTTGCAA containing:
- the leuD gene encoding 3-isopropylmalate dehydratase small subunit, producing MKAEGRVFKFGSNVDTDVIIPARYLNVPDPSELAKHCMEDIDKEFVNKVSKGDIIVADKNFGCGSSREHAPIAIKAAGVSCVIAETFARIFYRNAINIGLPIIECPEAAKGIEEGDQVEVDFDSGMIYNKTKGTEYKGQAFPEFMQKIISNGGLINYINNAK
- the thrC gene encoding threonine synthase translates to MMKEILYKSTRSTEGTLKASEAILKGLADDGGLFVPLEIPALDVTVEELSKMTYQQVAYEVMKLYFTDFTEEELKNCINNAYDSKFDTEEIAPLAEVEGTYFLELFHGKTIAFKDMALSILPHLLTTSAKKNGVKNEIVILTATSGDTGKAAMAGFADVPGTRIIVFYPNGGVSPIQEKQMVTQKGDNTYVVAIEGNFDQAQSAVKAIFGDKELAKEMDEKGFQFSSANSINIGRLIPQVAYYVYAYAKLFAEGKVSKDQKINVVVPTGNFGNILAAYYAKNMGLPIDKLICASNENRVLYDFFTTGEYDKNREFILTNSPSMDILISSNLERLIYRIAGDDAEANKKMMEELSKDGKYSITPEMKAKLADFYGNYASEEETAAIIKKIYEETGYVMDTHTAVAASVYEKYKKETKDDNVTVIASTASPFKFTRSVMNAIDPKYDSMGDFELVDELSKIGNVKVPNAIEEIRNAEIRHNNLCEVAGMKDIVKKFLGM
- the leuC gene encoding 3-isopropylmalate dehydratase large subunit; the encoded protein is MGMTMTQKILAKHAGLDEVKAGQLIEANLDLVLGNDVTAPVAIGEMKKMNVDCVFCKDKIALVPDHFTPNKDIKSAELYKCVKDFAEENQITNYFETGRVGIEHALLPEKGLVVAGDVVIGADSHTCTYGALGAFSTGVGSTDMAAGMATGKAWFKVPSAIKFNLTGKPAKWVSGKDVILHIIGLIGVDGALYRSMEFVGDGIKYLSMDDRFAMTNMAIEAGGKNGIFPVDDLTIEYMKEHSTKEYTVYEADEDAEYDEEYTIDLSTLRPTVAFPHLPENTRTIDEVGDVKIDQVVIGSCTNGRIEDMRTAAKILEGREVAKGVRCIVFPATQAIYLQCIEEGIMTTFIKAGCAVSTPTCGPCLGGHMGILAKGERAVATTNRNFVGRMGDPESEVYLASPAVAAASAITGKISGPEELGL